The window TGTGCTGCCCTGGTTTCCTCTTTCTCTCATTGAAATGAGCCCGTGTGTGTTTGTAAAAGTTGTGAATGCTTCTGGTATGTTGAAAGAAAGTGGGTGTAGGCAGCCTGGCTTTAATGTTCAGTGGTGTTGGTCTAAAACACTGCCAGTGTGAACCCCTGGGGCAGCACGTGGGACAAATGTGCTTTGTCCCTTTTGCACTGAAGCTATGGCTGATGATACCAAGGTGTGCTCAGAGGCAACTTTGGGTTAATTCCTTCTGCACTTGTGACAGCTGTTTGTGGGATTGTTCTGTGAAGCATGCCCAGGCACAGATGTGCTTTAAACATAATCCCACAAAATCTTGACCTAAATGAACTGGTGTAGTTGTGGTGTAGACACATCCTCAAAGCTGTCAACAGAAGCCAGTGGGCTGGTAAGTAGAAGACAGAAGCTcttggcagcagtgctgctgtcagacCTGTTGCTTGTGAAATGACACTGCTGCACACACATGCAGGATGAAGGCATCTTTCAATCCTCATTGCCATTTTGCCTTCAGCGTTTTTGTGCAGTGATCTtaagtgacagcagtgacaagCTGCCATTGAAGGAGTTGCCTCAAAAGTATTTGGAAAGTGACTGATGTGGATTAGTGGAACTAAACAGAAGATCCAGTTTCAAACTTGTTCCCTGATCTTGTGTGTCACCATGTTGCAGGGGCATTTGCTGGCCCATGTATGTGGGAAGAAGCAGTTTGTAGTGGGGGAAGAAGGCAAGGGCACCAATTCAGGGGTTTACAGTACTGTTATTTAAAGTtgctcccattttttttcctttggaaacaaGCTTTGATATCAAGCCAATCCAGTAATTACTTTCCAAACTGCTGCAAATGAAGCTTGCATGAATCTaatcagctctgagctgctgtatGACTGCTAGCTCCATTATTGCCTCATGCAAGATCTGCCTTGAAGAAACTATGTTGCAATCTGCTTCATCTGTAGTAACTTATTTTCTACCCAGCTGTAGTTTGTTGATACCCGTAACAAACCCACAGGGTTATATGGCTCCTGCAAGAGGTGTAGGAGACCTGCCCCACTGGGGAGGTGTCGGCACAAAAGCAGGAAACTTGCAGTTCTGCCTGCAGCAATGCAAGCACCAAGtgcctctcctggtgctgaggTAGTGCTGTAAGGAGCCAGCATCTCTACGCAGAGATAACACTGCTGACCCTGTGACCTGGCCCGCGGGTCTAACCAGAAGGCTGTTGATACCTGTGGTTAAGTCATCAGGGCCTTGGCAATGGGGGTCCTGTGCggcagtgctgtgggagacagcagctcccctgggctcTTCCCACCTGCGCCAGGAGCGGAGCTGTTACGCAAGCGGGGCGATGCTGCAGGGTTTAAATGACCTCTTCTGGGCAGGAGCTTTCAGCTGCCATGTTGGGTGGGCCTGTTCTGCCGGTTAAGCACTTAATCCCCTCCTGTCCATCCAGTGTGCTGTGCTTAGCATCCATGATGCAGTTTTAAACGTTTCTagcttttcccctctcctgttCTAATCCCTGTCATGCTGCAAGCTGGTCAGTTCTGAGTTTCCTGTGTCTGCTGGAGTGATGCATGGTGCTCTGCATGGGAAGGAGATGGGTAGGAGTTGCTGGTGCCTGGACTTCCTCCTGAACAGCTGGGTCTAAGTCCTGCTTCAACTGCTGCTCTTCTGACTTCTTGTGAAAAGTGATGCCTAAGAAAATGGCTTGGATATAAactgtagttttaaaataaaaggcttaAATAACTGTTAGACATCTTGTGCCTTCACCAGCTGAGTTCTGTGTAAATGGCATTGTAGCAGTGGGTTCATGGAAACCCCTGCTCTAATAGCAGGGGCTCATAAGTGCTACAGTACACTCTGGCATATAGCATTGACTGTAAGGCTGTGCACAGGACTCTGCGTGCCATTTACCCATATGCTTTTATTGCTATTTTGGGACAAGCTGGCTCAATCATTTCTGGACCAGCTGGAGCTGTATCCTGGtgagcagcatccccaggcaTGGCTGTTGCcttgttttttaaagctgaacTATCCATGTAATTGCAGAGCCCCCactttcctgtatttttaagtCTCTAAATGCCACTTCTCCTGTTTATGAAGTCAGTGTTGCTCCATCCCCCTTtgcagagaaggaagatgaCATTTTCCCTTGAATGGAGGATGGAACAgctttccaaaaggaaaagcagtctTGTTGCAGAATTGACAGCAATATGTTCCCTTTCAGAGTTTAATTTTCTCAAAATAGTGCTTCCTTCTGATAATGGACCTAGGTAGTCCCTCCTTTGGAGTGGTTGTGCAGGGAGATGCTCAGATAATATTTTGTAAGGGGATAACTCTGTGCTGCCTGTTTGCAGCCATGATGAATGAGCTGCCTTGTTTCAGAGTGAAGCTGTGtgtcccagagcacagggaaaacaaGCATAACAAGTCTAATACCACACTgagctcactgctgctgtcttttACCAGCCTTGTCTATAATAACTGAAACTACATCCAGCCAATATTTAGGCATGTAATATTCATCTAGCCATTTTTGCTCTCAACATGCCACTACTTTGGCcttgactaatttttttttgttgttttgtgatGTCATTCAACGGAACTCTCAACAAACACAGCTCTAAATACTTTAACACTGCTGGCCACTCTTTACCAAATACTCAGCTGTACTGCAGTATTACCTGTAGATGAATGCTACACCTGCACATATTAGAAGATGGTTATAGGCAAGCCTGAACAGGGCCCAGCACCAGGGCCTCTGTGCTGGTTGGCAGCACATAGAAACAATGCTGGCCAGGCTAACAGCTAGCAAGAGAGCAAAAGGCTTGCCTTAGGGGAATTCTGGGGTATGGAACAAGCCTTGGTATCTTTACCCTGCAAATGTGAAGAGAGTGCTAGAGTAAATGGATGCTTAATCAGTGTGCCAGGCAGGTAACTTCTATTTCATCAGAACTGGATGGATGCAGAACTGAGATTAAAGCAGTGTCACACTGGGCATGCACCTGCTTGAAATCACAGCAATTATCAGGAATGTGTCACAGGATTGGCAAGCCCTTCTGCTTTTAATGATGAAAGCACCTGGGTAAAAACTGCAGTACTTGTCTGTGGTCAACCTGTCAATATGTAAGCAAGCCCTAAACCAGAAGAACTCCCTATGAGAGTGAAGGAATTCCTTCTATCCATACCAGTCTATGCTGGTGATGGCTGAATGTGCTGAGACCTGGAACAGAGGTGGCGTGGAGCTGGTCCCCaccagaagcagaaataaactTGCAAGTTTGGTGTGTTTATGTCAGCAGAGTTTGAGTGATCATTGTGTGAGTCTAGCAAAAGACAGCATCTAATGATCAGACTTGAAAGGAATTGGTTACTAGTGGGCTCCTATATTCTTAGGTGAATAAAAGGTATGTGTCTTGTAGGTGATCACACACTATAGGGCAATAAGATTGGCTCTTATGGAACAGTTGTTCCTTtgtgattttattaattttttacagaATGCTGATTCAGTCTTCAGTGATGATCTAAAACTGCAGTGATTCAGCCTTTAAATTCTTTCTCACAAACCCTTCTTTCCATACCCAGTACCTGGAGGACTGTTGCTGGCCCCTAGCTATGGAAGGCTTAAATGTGTGGGATAAATGAGCCTTGGGGAGTAATGCCTGCAGAGTGTGGCACTTTAAATGTACCACATAATTCACAGATCAGGTAGCAAAGGTGATGTCTACTactttgtggggttttgcttcatgctctcctctccttcctaaGCAGAAAACCCTAACAGAGATAGACATATAAACAGAGCTTGAAAATTAGTAACTTTTTCAGAGTAAGCTGATAATATGAAGGATTTAATATTGCACACAGTCTTCATCTCTGACTGGCTAGCAGCATCTATGTGGCATTCAGCACTCTATCTGTTTACTGTCTGAGAGATGCAAGGATGAGAAGACACAAGATCACTGGAAACAGTCTTTAAGTTCTTCCTGGGGCTGTTGGTTATCTGTAACCTCACCAGTGAAAGGCATTTTTAAGTATGGGAAAGCTGTATTGTAGTCACTAAAGAAAGAATGAAGACATTTAAGCAAGGTATATGTCTGTTGCTAAGGGAGCAATGACTTCTTGAATTTCTAAAAAAAGCACAGCTTCAGTGATGTATTGAGAGGCTGTGCAAATCAGACATTAATATGTTGTCATTGGGAGCttaaagcataatttttttttttcttcagagaaagaaaaagaagatcaagaaaagcaggagaaggaagagcaaGAGAAAACTGTAGAACACACTTCTGTAAAGGAAGCAGACAAAACCAGCCGTACAGGACGACGTCCAAGTCGAAGTGCCTTGTCCAGTCGTAACGATCGAAAATCAGCCAAAAGTCCACAAAGGACAGATGCACCAAAGGAGAATAAACATCCATTTGCTCTGTATGGGTGGGGAGAAAGACAGACAGATACTGGGAGCCAGAAAACTCACAACGTCTGTGCTTCTGCTTCGGTGAACGAAGTAAGTAAGAGCTTCTGTTTCATGAAAAGGCAGTGACTACTTAGTGCCTACAGATGTCTTAAGAGCTGGGTAAAACTTCTCAGGGGTCCTTTTATTTGAATGCATGGAGATTCCAGCACTAGGTTCGAGCAATAAACCTGAAGAGTCTTGATGTCCAAATAAGAGCTCTTTACCGTTGGTTTGGAAGCTTCCCGGGTTTGACTAACACTTGCAAGTTCTAATTAAAACTGCCTGTCCTGTTTGTGGCTGTTACAGTGTTACCTAGCAAAACTGGCTGTTCTAAAAGCATTTCTGCATTCTGAACTTCATGAGAACAGGAGAAGAGCAGGTAGTTAACACCAGGCCtcccacagcaggcaggcaTATAAACACTGGGGAAGTCCTTGAGCTGTGAGAGTGACTTTTGCTGGGGCACTTCCTAGACTAGGAGCCTCACTGAGATGGTACAAGTGCTTTTCTGCTAAGATGTCTTGTCTAGCAGCCTGATTTGGTGGCTTGCCAGTAGGAAATGTTGCTTGCAGCAGAATGGTCTATCAGATGGCTGATGGATTACAGGGCTGGTGTAAATATTACCAAAATAGCTCAAATGAAATTCATGTGGCATGGATAGCACCAGGATTCTGCTGTACTGGGGCTCTGTTTCCTAGCTTAGAAACAGCAAGGGAGTGTTTTAACAGatccatttctttcttctctatAACTCTCCTAGGCTGGTAAAACATAATCATTAATGCATCCCTGCCAGTGTCTTGTCCATATCCAGATGGAGCTGGCCTTTGATGGGCTGTTTTGGAAGGGATTTGAAGCCCaagcttttccttcctggaCACCTCAAACCTTTGGGCAAAAGGAGGAACTTGGGCCTTACAGCTTTAGAATGAAGCTGTCTTTCCTGACAGTGGACACTTATGCTAAATCGATAAACTTTGGTCAGTGCTCAAAACAGTTGACTGGTGCTTTATGTTGAAGCTTAGAAGAGGCTGAAGCCTGACATGAGtagaattatttctattttatcttAGACACCTAATACTTCTTACACTAGAAACAGTAATGGAACACCTCAGCTTGGGTCTTGAGCTTGGGCTGAACAGGAAGAACATTTTGGAAACACTCCCAATTATGTGGTGTTTTGTCACTGAGGGTGTTTCTTTATGTAGGAACTGACTACTTACTGCCTGCCGAGGTTACTTTTTCTTGCATGTCTGAAAGGTGTTACTTACCCCTTAATGAGATGGGAGACAGGGTTTTCAATATGGATATAGACACATACAAACATAGAAACTGGCTCTTCATAttaaaatttgggggaaatatggTAATTTagcaatataaaaatgtatgtaATTGTGTTcagcacatttttcaaaattaatatatttagtCTCTAAGGGATCCCTAGGGTTTGGTCTTACTAATATGGCTTAGGGATATTAGACTTAAGGGATGCTTAGGCATATTGAGGACTGTTTTTAAATGATACAAACAGAGAATTAAGGTTTTTAGAATTCATCTGACTAAGATTATGAAACATTCAAGATTTTTGCAATCATTTAATAGTTAGAAGTGTGAAAGATAATGCAGAACAGAATTTAAAGTActtctcatggaaaaaaaaagaaatctatgcTCAGTTAGTGGTACaaattagagaagaaaatataacCTTGCTCACAATCCTTGTTTCTTCAGGACTGGGACAAATAAAAAGTGATCCTTGTCATTCCTGAGGGCTTCCTAGGCTGTTCTCCTTCCATAATACTAACTCTGGTCTTTTAGATTCACGAATCTGCCCTACGAGCAAAGAACAGGAGGCAagtggagaaaaggaagctttCTCAGAGGCGAGTGCGatcagcagaggcagaaaacaCCTGGCGAGCAAAGCCCTCCCCAGCAGACAACCCCTGGATGACAGAGTACATGAGATGCTACTCAGCAAGAGCTCTCTGAACCTGGATTCCCTTAGGCATCCTCAGAAGAAGTCACGCATATCAGGACACTGGTACAAGGAACCAAAACACTTATGCAAGGTTTTTATAGGGAGTTTCCAGCTGTTAAAGTATTTGTTACAATGTTTTTATCTTGGCTACCTACCTCACAGTGGGGTGTATCCTTGGAGCCATAACATTTGAAGAGGCTTTTAGATATAACTACCCAAACTTTTAAACAATTCCccttttgggaatttttctaTTGCTTTAGTTGGTTTGTTTTGAGGGTGGGAGGGGGAACCTTAACATACAGGGAGTCAAAGCAAAGTCACTTTTTTGATGATCATGGTTACAAATAATCTGTTTTCCcttatttaaaattcaagtcATGAGGAGATGGTATTGGGGAAAGACTTTAAAGGAGTGATGGAGGTGCCTTTGTATTATAAAACTATTTAACACTTTTACGACAATAAGCATATGAAGACAGGCAGCAGGCAGTCAGTGTGTCTGGTAACTAGCACTAATAAATGTAGATGCTTTAGGCAGGCAAATACCAAGTATTGTCTGTACAGAGAAACTTTaaagacaacaacaaaaaaccccaaacaaaaccaaccttGTTGATTAGTAAATCAGCTGATGCTAACTTTTATCACTGTTTCTAAGGTCATTAGAAGAAGCCACTCATTTTCAGGGCAAGAAACAGCTACAGGATCATTTTGCTGTAGCTGTTCCTGTTGTACCAAATAACTAATGTAGACAATCATTATCTGATAGCTGCCACTCAATAAGCAGTTACTTGTTCTACAAATATAGAGCTGTACCACTGTACTAACCTTGTGGTCACACTTAGTCTGTACTTAATCatgtaaatgcatttattgAAGGAGAGGGCTGGCTCCTTTCTGGTGAGGTCTATTTTTAACACTTCAGAGTATCTATTATGCTCAGTAGGGGTCAGAGTGCAATATGCATTCTTTTTGGAGGTATTGTACAGGTATATTGTAAAAGGGTTTAAACTTGAAAATTGTATTGATAAAACTTGTAGATGATGTCCTGAGAAACTTGCTGCCTCTCGAAATTGGTGCAGAACCCTTCACTTAtggggggatggggagggggtAAGGGCTAGGGAAAGGAGGGGTGTATCCTTGAGTAAACAAGAACATATAATGAAGtttgaacatttttgttttgtaggtCCTACTTCTACATAGTAAGACAGTCATTGTGATTTCcttggtggttttgtttccctCAGGTGGctgtaaaatatctttttttcagtttgctaACTATGCTTTAGGCAGATGATTGCTATAGTTGTGAGCTTTGAAGTTTTGTTGAGATGTGCTGTGTGTTAGTTACTTATGTTGGTTATCTCAGTTTAATTGTTTTGAAGCTTGTGTTTTACAGGCTGGACACATTCCCACAGGAAGCATACTTGCACTTCTAGAGCAGAAACCTGCACTAGTTTTAGCTTCATTCCACAATCTCAGTGATTAAGGAGGACTCTGGAATTACTATTGCAACAGAGCATGCTTAGTGAAAAGTCTGTGTTCTTGAAGAAAGCAATTGTGCAAAGGGTCcaagcactgctgcctcctAGCGTCTTACATCACTAAAGGTTTCATTACTCACAATTTTAACTTTGTTAAATTAAATCCTAGAATCCATGACACTATAAACTGTTTTTTGTTTAACCTGCCTTTTAAGCACAAAGCTATAAAAATACAGACCACTCTTGTTGAAGGCTACTTGTTTAAGATCTTACAGCTTTTAAGTCTGGGAAAGCACAGCATGATTAAGAATGTTTTATATGCAGTAAAATCCCTGTAGCAGATTTTGACTGCTAAGTAAACTATAGGCTAGAACTTCCTGAAACTTTAGAACAGTGctcaaaaatggggaaaactaCTCCAGGGAATGCCTTTATTCCATATAAGAttcatttgatttcttttcatgctgtgttttcctctttaaataACTGCTGTAAATATGCTTAGGTTGCTTCTGATGCTGTTGCAGTTCCAGAAGCCACCCAAGCTTTGCACAACAGTGTCAAAGCACCAATTCAGTAGTGTTTAACAGCCTTATTCAATAAAAACTTGCCTGTTCCTGTTGCCCACACACTTTGTAGGCTTTATGTAACCACAGCAGATGGATTGTGCCCTCAGTGCATTTTGTCACATTCAACAGTTTCCTTGACTGTGTAGGGCAGGACTCATCTTGCCATGCTTTTGAAGATAGCTTCTACAGTTCTCTCTTCCcacagggaaaggaagagcCAGGATGACTCTGTGCCTGCCTTAAATACTTGTGTTTGTATAAGATGTATCTCCCATTAGGTGTTGGTGTTTTCAATAATTATAGGAGGCCTAAGTGTCTTCTGCCTTGCATACTGGGAactaaaaacatttccaaaaggcCTGTTCAGGTCTTCAAATCAGAATTTTCAACAGCATCAGGGCTGCTGTATACTGAGGAAATTGTCTAGTCCTGAAATCCTTGTCTGGTCAGGAACTGCTCCCCACAAAGAGACTTACTAAAAGACAACAGATAAGGTCTTGTGAGTTGTTGTGCTTTTTCAAATGGTCTGTAGCCAAAACTATCCTGGGTGCTATGTTAGTACTATCTGGGTTTAAGTAATACAATAACTAAAGTGTGAGGGGTAAATTATTCTGCAAATCAGGTAGCCTTCCTGCATTTGGGTATTAATTGGCTATAAAGCTACTATTTTGCTTAGACTATATGAAATAGTATAGTTCTGATCACTGCAAGCTCTGTGTGAAGTATTTGGTCTGGAAAACTGCGGGTGCTTTGATGTTAACAAATGAAAAGCCAATTGCATTGTAAAGCAGAACTTTCCAGGTGTAAAAGCTTTAAGTGTATTCCATAGATTCCTACAGGAGGTGGCCATTTGCTTCAAATTGGACTCACTGAAAAGTAGAAAACCTAGTGAATGTCTCCTTATCAATTAAGGAATTTCTAAACATTGTCTTGCATGGACTCTTGAATTTAGCAAAGTGGTGAACACTTCTCACTCCTGTTTTAGAAGTAAAACTTTTTGGTAAGAACACAGTAAATACTCAATTGTCcaaagttttcattaaaatgactGTTTATTCCTTTGTTTCTGGAAGTACTTAGCTAAGTGAAGCCAGAGTTTTACAATGTGTAATGCTGCAGTTTAACTATAGTATTGTGAAGATAGTGTTTACAGTGTAAAATGTTACCATGAAAACTGCATAAGAATGTCCTGTAAAATACAGTAGCATGCCTGTTCAGTCACTACTGTCACATCTTTGCAACTATGAAATACAGACTTCTTCACAGGAAGCTGAGATAGTAGTCAAGGTGATACTTCAACTTAGAGCCAACTTTAACAAAACTGAGGAACAGTTTCTGGTAAGAATTTTATCCAGGTAGCACATGcaaatttaaattgaatttttaacaCATAGGGAAGTGTAtctgttctcattttttatGGTATAATGTAGTGCCACTGAACTATAAAGGCCTCTCtgacatttttggtttttttactgtgaTAGGGACCAAATGCTAGCAATCTGAGGGCCTAATGTATGGTAACCTGGATGTTCCAgtttcttttccagctcagtTAGTGCACTCAGCAGCAAAGCCATAAATGGAGCCTGACTCAACACCTTGACAAGTAACCCCATGAAATTAGGGGTACAAGTGACTGGGAAGCTGCCTCAGCTATTGTTAGCACTGaattcactttaaaaacaaTAGGGAAATACCATCTAAGCTTGAAGCAAtatgtgttttttaaagtttttaaacagtatttgtttttaatgcttCTGTATTGTCTATTTTAATAGAGTAGTGTCAACTTGTACATGTGAATAAAATCAGTGACACAAAGTGCCTGGACTGCTTGTACTGCGCTTTTTGGGAtctcacattatttttttttcccttacaagGTACTTTAGACCCTGCATGCAAACTGTGGCTTTTGCTTGTCCCAGATATTCTCTCCTGGAATGTAAGTGACAGGCTCCTGTAATGACTAAGGTTGGCTATGAAGTTACATTACGGTTACCATTTCAGCCTCTTATGTTCCTCCTGTAACTCTCCCAGAGATTCTTAACATCCTTTCCCAACCTGAATCACTGTTTTTCCCTTActagataagaaaaaaacccagctgtaCTAGCTATCTTAAATGCTATGTCTTTGAGAATATAAATGTAAagctttggaggaaaaatacagcttcctgttttctctctcttatcCTATGAACAGGTATACTCATGCCAACAGGAaaaattaagcttttaaaagctGGCTACACTGAAGTTCTCTATGCCATGGGTTCTTCAGTAAATGAATGAGACTATTTTTACTGAGGATTTACAATGTATTTCTAGAGATTTTTATAGTGTCAATTCTTCCAGCATATAAAAATGAGGTGTACAGACTAATCAGGCTTTTCAATGGCATTGGCTTTTTATAGGTCTTAAGGGAACTCATGAGCCATACTGCAATACCTATTTGAATACAAAGAAAGGATAAGATGAGGCAACTGTGAATCCTATGTGAATTGCCCAACAGTCATGTTATTGACTTCACTTAACAGACAAAGCTTGTACAAGTACACAGGATTTGCTGGAAGAAAATCAAGGAAGATTCTTTATTTGGTGCTAGATACAAGCATTAAATGAAATAGTGTAGGCCAACAGACTCATCAAAAGCCAAGACACAGGTTTTAATAAGACATTTAAATCTCTTAATGGGCTGAACAGCTAAAGCTCCACATCCAATGAAAGCTCAGATACAGGTACCTGGTGGTATTTCATGTGAAACTCCCACCCATCTTTCTTTGTAAGAATTTTACCCTGAAAACATATGTAGCCTATTTATGACTTACTGTTCAGGTGAGCTAGGTGTCAACTATAATGCTAAAGCTTGAAATATATTCCAGGGCTGATATTGGCatgatgtttatttttagaaataaaagacTCTCAGAGGAGCAATAGTAAACAATAGAGTTTGCACTGCTGAGAGCTATTGCTTCCAACAGTATTTCTCTAAGGAATTGCAATtttagaaaatttctttttagaatGTCAGCAAGATATGCAGCATAAAAGGCTGAGATACTACAAAACATGCACACTAACTAGGTTAATGTGTATACTGTGAGAGTATAcattaaaaatggtaaaaacaTATCTAAACTCATTATAATGACACTAGTCTTTCCTTCCAGGGAGGAAGGGGACAGCTTTAAGACAATTACTGAAagaataaaactgctttttaaaccAGAGACACTTGACCAAAATGATCCTAAGAACCAAGTATAAAAGAGGCTTTGTATGTAAAAGGGACAGaaagaagtagaagaaaatCCCTGTGAAACCCCTGAAATTTCTATTTATAAGCAACAGTCCTCTGTTCCTTTCAACTGCTACTGTAGTAAGGGAAAGAGGTTTTGATGAGTAGCCAATAGCCCTTCCACCACTCTTAACAGTGACAGGAGAacagcctccagctctgcttgtgctgtgtctgcttGTGCTGTGTCAGCTTTAGTCAGTGTGCCAAGAAACCTGATTGGGTTGTGGGATGGTGTGTGGTGGCATAGACCACCCAGTACCTCATCTTTTCCCAGTGTTCCAGaactgtttggggttttggaacCAACACCCTCCTCAGCTCTAGTGGACAACACATCCCAGTTAATATTGGCTATTTGAACTTGTGGAGGAGACAGCTCCATCCAACTTCCTGCTCCAGAGGACTTGCTTTTGGTAAGTATTTGCAGTTCTGAAAGCCAAACTGAACTGAGCAAGGATTAAGACAGGTAAGCTTCTCGGAAGTTCTCTGATGTTCCTGAAAATACAGTTATACTGCTTCAAAAAATACTTCACACTCTTACCAGGAAGAGAATACCATCAGGAATAATTATCAGCTCTGTAACAAATCCAATCCTAAATACAACAATCAGAGGAGTGACACAACATGAAAGTTTTTGGACCCAACAGCCTTTTTAAACCTAAACCCAGGCTTTTCAAGTACAAAGCATGCTTAATTCCATTTAATTCAGAAACAACTCAAGGTGCATACTTTTCAGATAAGCATCTATTTGAACCCAAAATGTCAGGACAAAGGGAATAAACAGAACTCTAATTTCATGAAAGATGGTATAGCTCAGTGTAGCATTCTTGCTCTGCTCTTGTGCTTTAACTTGCCTTTTCCAACTTTACTATCAGGATACAGAAGCATGGGTCATAACCACACGTTAAGAATTGATCCTGTCAACAGCTTGTTAGAATGTGGCAAACtgagtaggaaaaaataaaccaacaaccTCTCAC of the Camarhynchus parvulus chromosome 3, STF_HiC, whole genome shotgun sequence genome contains:
- the CCSAP gene encoding centriole, cilia and spindle-associated protein, with the protein product MVVPARRVKTEYMKRFKEPKWESCGACYLELLHYRLSRRLLEQAHRPWLWDGWEQDSGSGGGSTAGSPSPPGAGSPANAREEEEAAGAAAPSEEGRASPEKEKEDQEKQEKEEQEKTVEHTSVKEADKTSRTGRRPSRSALSSRNDRKSAKSPQRTDAPKENKHPFALYGWGERQTDTGSQKTHNVCASASVNEIHESALRAKNRRQVEKRKLSQRRVRSAEAENTWRAKPSPADNPWMTEYMRCYSARAL